The Treponema pectinovorum genome includes a window with the following:
- a CDS encoding DNA-methyltransferase, with the protein MLHSYYKSHNHDFTLVQGDCTKILPQFDFQFDMIFADPPYFLSNGGISVQSGKQVSVNKGEWDKSNGFEKDNEFNRQWLSLCREKLKDNGTIWISGTYHNIFSVAQMLNELDFRILNCITWAKTNPPPNLSCKFFTHSTEFILWARKNKDITHYYNYELMKKINGGTQMRDLWSLPAIAKWEKSCGKHPTQKPLPLLARIILASTKENDWILDPFTGSSTTGIAANLLNRRFLGLDRKENFLEISKKRREEIDDIKIHAQYYSKLFTFPNNPFEKIPVLHENPSYFGIDLPID; encoded by the coding sequence ATGCTCCATTCTTATTACAAATCTCACAATCACGACTTTACTCTTGTCCAAGGCGACTGCACAAAAATCTTGCCGCAATTTGATTTTCAATTCGATATGATTTTTGCCGACCCACCTTATTTTCTTTCTAACGGCGGTATTTCCGTCCAGTCGGGAAAACAAGTCAGCGTCAATAAAGGAGAATGGGATAAGTCAAACGGTTTTGAAAAAGACAATGAGTTTAACCGCCAGTGGCTCAGTTTATGTCGAGAAAAATTAAAAGACAATGGGACAATTTGGATTAGCGGAACTTATCACAATATATTTTCGGTTGCACAAATGCTCAATGAACTTGATTTTCGTATTCTAAATTGCATAACATGGGCAAAGACAAATCCGCCGCCAAATCTTTCCTGCAAATTTTTTACGCATTCAACGGAGTTTATTTTATGGGCAAGAAAAAATAAAGATATAACTCATTATTACAACTATGAATTGATGAAAAAAATAAACGGCGGAACTCAGATGCGAGATTTATGGAGTTTACCTGCAATCGCAAAATGGGAAAAATCCTGCGGCAAGCATCCGACTCAAAAACCACTGCCGTTGCTCGCCCGAATAATTCTTGCATCAACTAAAGAAAATGACTGGATTTTAGATCCGTTTACAGGTTCAAGCACGACAGGAATTGCCGCAAACCTTTTGAATCGTAGATTTTTAGGATTGGATAGAAAAGAAAACTTCCTAGAAATCTCGAAAAAACGCAGAGAAGAAATTGACGATATAAAAATACACGCGCAATATTACAGTAAACTTTTTACTTTCCCAAACAATCCGTTCGAAAAAATCCCAGTTCTCCACGAAAATCCCTCATATTTCGGAATCGACTTACCAATAGATTGA
- a CDS encoding aldo/keto reductase, translating to MNFKKLTDCYELSNGVKIPCLGLGTWQSANGKESYDSVYAALKNGYRHIDTATAYGNEESIGNAVCDFIKNTGTPRQDIFITTKLWNDDHGYQTTKSALELSLKKLKTDYIDLYLIHWPNPLKFRDCWAEKNAESWQAMEELYKEGKIRAIGLSNFCERHIKPLLKMASIKPMVNQIKVCPGQIQQELSNYSRNLGMLIESYSPLGRGEIFKNDEMALLAKKYSRTVAQVCLRWNLQCGNLPIPKSTKEERLIENSQIFDFELEQEDIQKIANLSGLETQLARNPDEAPF from the coding sequence ATGAATTTTAAAAAACTTACGGATTGCTACGAACTTTCTAATGGCGTAAAAATTCCGTGTTTAGGGCTTGGAACTTGGCAAAGTGCAAACGGTAAAGAATCTTACGATTCTGTTTATGCTGCTTTAAAAAACGGGTATCGTCATATAGATACTGCCACTGCCTATGGAAATGAAGAAAGCATTGGTAATGCAGTTTGCGATTTTATAAAAAATACAGGCACTCCTCGTCAGGATATCTTTATAACTACAAAACTTTGGAACGATGACCACGGCTATCAAACTACAAAATCCGCATTGGAACTTTCTCTAAAAAAACTAAAAACGGATTACATCGATTTATATCTTATCCACTGGCCTAATCCTTTAAAATTTCGCGACTGCTGGGCAGAAAAAAATGCTGAAAGTTGGCAGGCTATGGAAGAACTTTACAAAGAAGGAAAAATCCGTGCGATTGGGCTTAGCAATTTCTGCGAACGCCATATCAAACCGCTTCTAAAAATGGCTTCCATAAAACCGATGGTGAATCAGATAAAGGTTTGTCCAGGTCAAATTCAACAAGAGCTTTCTAATTACAGCAGGAATCTTGGTATGTTGATTGAAAGTTACAGTCCGCTTGGTAGAGGCGAAATTTTTAAAAACGACGAGATGGCTCTGCTTGCAAAAAAATATTCGCGCACTGTTGCTCAGGTTTGCCTGAGGTGGAATTTGCAGTGTGGCAATCTTCCTATTCCAAAAAGCACAAAAGAAGAAAGACTAATTGAAAATTCGCAGATTTTTGATTTTGAACTTGAACAAGAAGATATACAAAAAATCGCAAATCTTTCAGGATTGGAAACCCAATTAGCGCGAAATCCTGATGAAGCGCCGTTTTAA
- a CDS encoding ABC transporter substrate-binding protein, translated as MILIIFSVFFITSCMTKDEKSVSATIDFWTFPNFTSESGKAGDFEQSLIDAFRKENPSIKINFKLLSFADGGKEIQDAIDKGNPPDIIYDAPGRILLWANSGLLEPLDDVLATEKPYITVGLLAVSAGKDRRSYMYPIHCGPFSMAFNKEMLEDLGLIDLLPYTRRDRQWTLGEYEKLLSALRSKLPSEKTPGVFFYKTQGGDQGTRAFLVNLYGNARLLNGDYSQYVFNTPNAVKNLDWTVKAMKTGLLFDGKDMTSNDAIQMFVESNAAHTILYSPQLNKMYDGKRNYKGKDFTPIYMPFPNSSSAPVLEFLAGGACIFKTSNKNRTKAAKKFLHFMATDEVWAQKVINATGGFPASSKVSVETKDPEILYNSVLQRFYGQYYNNINGFGDMRGYWNTALKNAASGKDIQSVLDVFVRDSNNSLKK; from the coding sequence ATGATACTAATCATATTTAGTGTTTTTTTTATTACCAGTTGTATGACAAAAGATGAAAAGTCTGTTTCTGCTACAATCGATTTTTGGACTTTTCCTAATTTTACTTCAGAGTCTGGAAAAGCTGGCGATTTTGAACAAAGCCTTATTGACGCGTTTAGAAAAGAAAATCCATCTATTAAAATCAATTTTAAACTCTTATCTTTTGCTGATGGTGGTAAAGAAATTCAAGATGCAATCGATAAGGGAAATCCACCTGATATAATTTATGATGCTCCTGGGCGAATTTTGTTGTGGGCAAATAGCGGTTTGCTTGAACCTTTGGACGACGTTCTTGCAACAGAAAAACCTTATATAACAGTAGGACTTTTAGCGGTTTCTGCGGGCAAAGACAGACGCTCTTATATGTATCCAATTCACTGTGGTCCATTCTCTATGGCATTTAACAAAGAAATGCTTGAAGATTTAGGGCTTATAGATCTTCTTCCATATACTAGGAGGGATAGACAATGGACGCTTGGCGAATACGAAAAGCTTCTTTCTGCTTTGCGGTCAAAACTTCCAAGCGAAAAAACTCCTGGTGTTTTCTTTTATAAAACTCAAGGTGGAGATCAGGGAACGCGTGCTTTTTTGGTGAATCTCTATGGAAACGCAAGGCTTTTAAATGGAGATTACTCGCAGTATGTATTTAACACTCCCAACGCTGTAAAAAATCTTGACTGGACTGTAAAGGCTATGAAAACTGGTCTTTTGTTTGATGGAAAGGATATGACTTCTAACGATGCCATTCAGATGTTTGTTGAATCGAATGCGGCACATACAATTTTGTATTCACCTCAGTTAAATAAAATGTACGATGGAAAACGCAACTACAAAGGAAAGGATTTTACACCTATTTATATGCCTTTCCCTAACAGTTCTTCGGCACCTGTCCTCGAATTTCTTGCTGGAGGAGCGTGTATTTTTAAAACATCTAACAAGAATCGCACAAAAGCCGCTAAAAAATTCCTTCATTTTATGGCAACAGATGAAGTTTGGGCTCAAAAAGTTATAAATGCAACTGGAGGCTTTCCTGCAAGTTCTAAAGTTTCTGTTGAAACTAAGGACCCGGAGATTTTATATAATTCAGTTTTGCAGAGATTTTACGGTCAGTATTATAATAACATAAATGGTTTTGGCGATATGCGAGGATATTGGAATACTGCTTTAAAAAATGCTGCCAGTGGAAAAGATATTCAGAGTGTGCTGGATGTTTTTGTTCGTGATTCCAACAATTCTTTGAAAAAGTAA